The Candidatus Hydrogenedentota bacterium genome has a window encoding:
- a CDS encoding Gfo/Idh/MocA family oxidoreductase, producing MATKKLNIGLIGYGFMGRAHSNAYRKVNQFFTLDYQPVLKAACARKADKINAFAANWGWESVETDWRKLVERKDIDVIDIGSPNNTHKDIAIAAAEAGKMVLCEKPLAMNAAEGLAMTEAIEKAGVPNMVWFNYRRVPAISLAKQLIDEGRIGRVFHYRAKYLQDWTISPDLPQGGAALWRLDIDVAGSGVTGDLLAHSIDTAIWLIGGVDKVSAMTETFIKERALQDEPGVRKPVGIDDACAFLARFKNGALATFESTRYARGRKNQNTFEVNGDKGSIYFDLEDAHQLQYYDHGDDSHVHGWRTILVTDADHPYMKQWWVPGCVIGYEHTFINALADFLKGLETGVPARPNFRDALETQYVCDTVLKSAKTGLWEKVPVKE from the coding sequence ATGGCGACAAAGAAGTTGAACATCGGGTTGATTGGCTATGGATTCATGGGGCGGGCGCATTCCAATGCGTACCGCAAGGTAAACCAGTTCTTCACCTTGGATTACCAACCGGTCCTCAAGGCGGCCTGCGCACGCAAGGCGGACAAAATCAACGCCTTCGCCGCGAACTGGGGCTGGGAAAGCGTCGAGACCGACTGGCGGAAACTGGTCGAGCGCAAAGACATTGACGTCATAGACATTGGAAGCCCGAACAACACGCATAAGGACATCGCCATCGCGGCGGCGGAGGCCGGGAAGATGGTCCTCTGCGAGAAACCTCTGGCCATGAATGCCGCCGAAGGTCTTGCGATGACGGAAGCCATCGAAAAGGCGGGCGTGCCGAACATGGTATGGTTCAATTATCGGCGCGTGCCGGCGATTTCCCTGGCAAAACAGTTGATTGACGAGGGACGAATCGGGCGCGTGTTCCATTATCGGGCGAAATATCTCCAAGACTGGACGATCAGCCCCGACTTGCCGCAGGGCGGCGCGGCGCTGTGGCGGCTCGATATAGACGTGGCGGGCAGCGGCGTGACCGGCGACCTGCTGGCGCACTCGATTGACACGGCCATCTGGCTCATCGGCGGCGTGGACAAGGTATCGGCGATGACGGAGACGTTCATCAAAGAGCGTGCATTGCAGGATGAACCGGGTGTTCGCAAGCCGGTGGGCATTGACGATGCCTGCGCGTTCCTCGCCCGTTTTAAGAATGGCGCGCTGGCCACCTTCGAGTCTACCCGCTATGCCCGCGGCCGGAAAAATCAAAACACTTTTGAAGTCAACGGCGACAAGGGTTCGATTTATTTCGATCTCGAAGACGCGCATCAACTCCAGTACTACGATCACGGCGACGATTCGCATGTCCACGGCTGGCGGACCATCCTCGTGACCGATGCCGATCATCCCTACATGAAGCAGTGGTGGGTGCCCGGATGCGTTATCGGGTACGAGCACACGTTTATCAACGCACTTGCCGATTTCCTGAAGGGACTCGAAACGGGCGTGCCCGCGAGGCCCAATTTCCGCGATGCGCTCGAAACACAATACGTGTGCGATACCGTGCTGAAATCGGCCAAGACCGGCCTGTGGGAAAAGGTGCCTGTAAAAGAGTAG
- a CDS encoding Gfo/Idh/MocA family oxidoreductase, translating into MLSRRSFLKTAVAAAPLILSPKALGRTGAGANETVNIGLIGLGGRCRHLAETCARIPNMRIAAICDCFKPRVDKFLELQPDGQKWNPYTDFRRMIEREKLDGVMVITTTHARAWVTCHAMAMGMDVYIEKPMCLTIAEGREMVKCARKFKRVTQVGTQQRSMPLNNWASDLVKNGTIGKVTSVLAPNFVCPSRWTPKEGEEMPAGGCDDWWETWTNQAEYRPYRRELHEGWARWWDYDGGGISFGVTGWGTHSYDQVQRGLGTDKTGPVEVVLEEPVTSGPCGKFENREAGPEETGSNFYHMVRNLSGPRAKVRMKFANGAQLLCHLDADNGPGLGCVFIGEKGRIEINRDRIASDPKDIILKADRPEPLKVMESQPHVENWIECIKTRETCTADIEYGQRSSTLCYLVNIARDLGRVGETLKWNPKSERFTNCPEGNTMLSRPRRKGYELPKHSESPEKRIERA; encoded by the coding sequence ATGCTAAGTCGGAGAAGTTTTTTGAAGACCGCCGTGGCGGCGGCGCCGCTGATCCTGTCGCCGAAAGCCCTTGGGCGCACCGGCGCCGGGGCCAACGAGACGGTGAACATCGGCTTGATTGGCTTGGGCGGCCGTTGCCGCCACTTGGCGGAAACATGCGCGCGCATTCCCAACATGCGGATTGCGGCGATTTGCGACTGTTTCAAGCCACGGGTGGACAAGTTCCTTGAACTTCAGCCGGATGGGCAGAAATGGAATCCCTATACCGATTTTCGGCGCATGATTGAACGCGAAAAACTCGATGGAGTGATGGTCATCACGACGACCCACGCGCGGGCATGGGTCACCTGCCACGCGATGGCGATGGGCATGGATGTGTATATCGAAAAGCCGATGTGCCTGACTATCGCCGAGGGCCGCGAGATGGTCAAATGCGCACGGAAATTCAAACGCGTGACACAGGTCGGCACCCAGCAACGATCAATGCCGCTCAACAATTGGGCCAGCGACCTCGTCAAGAACGGCACCATCGGCAAGGTCACGAGCGTGCTCGCGCCGAATTTCGTGTGCCCGTCGCGCTGGACGCCCAAAGAGGGCGAGGAAATGCCCGCGGGCGGTTGCGACGACTGGTGGGAGACATGGACCAATCAGGCCGAATACCGGCCCTATCGCCGTGAACTGCATGAAGGATGGGCGCGCTGGTGGGATTATGACGGCGGCGGTATCTCGTTTGGCGTAACAGGTTGGGGCACGCACAGTTACGATCAAGTGCAACGCGGTTTGGGCACCGACAAGACCGGCCCGGTCGAAGTTGTTCTGGAAGAACCAGTCACCTCAGGACCCTGCGGAAAATTCGAGAACCGCGAAGCGGGACCGGAGGAAACCGGATCAAATTTCTATCACATGGTCCGAAACCTTTCCGGCCCACGCGCGAAGGTCCGCATGAAGTTCGCAAACGGCGCGCAACTTCTTTGCCATCTCGATGCGGACAACGGCCCCGGACTCGGATGTGTCTTTATCGGCGAAAAGGGCCGGATCGAAATCAACCGCGACCGCATCGCATCCGATCCGAAAGACATCATTCTGAAGGCGGATCGGCCCGAGCCGCTCAAGGTTATGGAAAGCCAGCCGCACGTCGAAAATTGGATTGAGTGCATCAAAACTCGCGAGACCTGCACCGCCGACATCGAGTACGGCCAGCGCAGTTCGACCTTGTGCTATCTTGTAAATATTGCGCGCGACCTTGGGCGTGTCGGTGAAACCTTGAAATGGAATCCGAAATCGGAACGATTCACGAACTGTCCCGAAGGAAACACCATGCTCTCAAGACCACGTCGCAAGGGATATGAACTGCCCAAGCATTCGGAATCCCCAGAAAAACGCATTGAACGGGCCTGA
- a CDS encoding Gfo/Idh/MocA family oxidoreductase, producing the protein MARLGFGIIGCGNIGPVHAEALSQVRGAKLVAVSDVVEQNARTLAEKYGASWYTDYRRLLDRKDVDAVCLCVPSGVRGTMGETCAAAGKHILAEKPLEINTRKIDRLIEAAAQAGVKLGCVFQSRFAEGAQRIRKAVEQGRFGRLVLGDAYIKWFRSQEYYDSSQWRGTWKLDGGGALINQGIHQVDLLLWFMGPAKWVRAESRILAHDRIEVEDLACATIQFENGALGVIEASTAIWPGHAAKVEIHGSEGSAVLEDGELRFWQFRKETKADARLRATFGGESALGSGAGDPLSHLKCEGHRRQIQDFVKAIQEDRPPFVDGPEGRRSVALIEAIYKSAATGKTIKL; encoded by the coding sequence ATGGCACGATTGGGTTTTGGGATTATCGGTTGTGGAAACATCGGACCGGTGCATGCGGAAGCGTTGTCGCAGGTACGCGGCGCAAAATTGGTGGCCGTGTCGGACGTGGTCGAACAAAATGCGCGAACCCTCGCGGAAAAATATGGGGCATCATGGTACACGGACTACCGCAGGCTGCTGGATCGCAAGGACGTGGACGCCGTGTGCCTGTGCGTTCCCAGCGGGGTGCGGGGCACAATGGGCGAAACCTGCGCCGCTGCGGGCAAGCACATCCTGGCGGAGAAACCCCTGGAAATCAACACCCGAAAAATTGACCGCCTGATTGAAGCCGCGGCCCAGGCCGGGGTCAAACTGGGCTGCGTGTTCCAGAGCCGTTTCGCGGAAGGGGCGCAGCGGATTCGCAAGGCGGTTGAGCAGGGGCGTTTCGGCCGGCTTGTGCTTGGCGACGCCTATATCAAATGGTTCCGGTCGCAGGAATATTACGACAGCAGCCAATGGCGCGGCACATGGAAACTCGATGGCGGCGGCGCGCTCATCAACCAGGGCATTCACCAGGTAGATTTGCTTCTCTGGTTCATGGGTCCGGCAAAATGGGTACGGGCCGAATCGCGCATCCTCGCGCACGACCGCATCGAAGTCGAGGATCTGGCCTGTGCGACCATTCAATTTGAAAACGGCGCGCTCGGCGTCATCGAAGCAAGCACGGCGATTTGGCCCGGACATGCCGCCAAGGTCGAAATCCACGGGTCCGAAGGAAGCGCCGTGCTCGAAGACGGCGAATTGCGGTTTTGGCAATTCAGAAAAGAAACCAAGGCCGATGCGCGCCTCCGAGCCACGTTCGGCGGCGAATCCGCGCTCGGTTCGGGCGCGGGCGATCCGCTGAGCCATCTGAAATGCGAGGGCCACCGGCGCCAGATACAGGACTTCGTCAAGGCCATCCAGGAAGATCGCCCGCCCTTTGTGGACGGTCCCGAAGGTCGCCGGTCGGTGGCGCTCATCGAAGCGATTTACAAGTCCGCCGCGACGGGAAAAACAATCAAACTGTAA
- a CDS encoding PHP domain-containing protein has protein sequence MTPYADLHLHTNHSDGSDRPERVIERAAALGFSAVAIADHDTITSVAEARERAYAIGMGFLTGVEISASYGHAEVHVLGLGLRVEDEDLRKGLASQREARSRRIDQILDELKRCGVEISRDEIEAQLTGGGALGRVHIARALKDRGITKTVQEGFDRFIRSGRKAYVPKAAMPCREAIDLIHSAGGLAFLAHPGVGSAVPKLLPTLLKMPFDGLEAFHTKHTPTQTKSLIRLAEERGLLISGGSDCHGTAIKKEPDMGAIRLPMEYVERIREALARHQTCEG, from the coding sequence ATGACCCCTTACGCAGACCTTCACTTGCACACCAACCATTCGGACGGTTCCGACCGCCCGGAACGCGTGATCGAACGCGCGGCGGCCCTGGGTTTTTCCGCTGTTGCCATCGCAGATCACGACACGATAACGAGCGTGGCCGAAGCACGCGAAAGGGCGTATGCGATAGGGATGGGGTTCTTGACGGGCGTGGAAATCAGTGCGTCGTACGGACATGCCGAAGTACACGTCCTGGGACTTGGTCTCAGGGTCGAGGATGAGGATTTGCGCAAGGGACTCGCATCCCAGCGCGAGGCGCGATCGCGGCGAATCGATCAAATCCTTGATGAATTGAAGCGTTGCGGGGTCGAAATTTCACGCGATGAGATAGAGGCGCAATTGACGGGTGGCGGCGCCCTGGGACGCGTTCATATCGCGCGCGCACTGAAGGATCGCGGGATCACGAAAACGGTGCAGGAGGGTTTCGATCGGTTCATTCGCAGCGGACGAAAGGCCTATGTGCCGAAGGCGGCAATGCCTTGTCGTGAGGCGATCGATTTGATCCACAGCGCCGGCGGCCTTGCTTTTCTGGCCCATCCGGGCGTCGGCAGCGCCGTCCCCAAATTGCTCCCCACTCTCCTCAAAATGCCCTTCGACGGCCTCGAAGCGTTCCACACCAAGCACACGCCCACCCAGACGAAAAGCCTCATCCGATTGGCGGAAGAACGCGGCCTGCTGATTTCGGGCGGCTCGGACTGCCATGGCACCGCCATCAAAAAAGAACCGGATATGGGCGCTATCCGGCTTCCGATGGAATATGTCGAACGAATCCGGGAAGCGCTGGCGCGGCATCAGACGTGCGAAGGGTGA
- a CDS encoding SPASM domain-containing protein, whose protein sequence is MESGITKNLFELPRTIRKEIHKCAAHSTGEGADEASIRFLWINIADRTTDSQSDISSGVLNADDWLNVIDEAASLGVCCIVICTGEALQDNPCLWTICHWAQQIHGLDVGIHARCAEIGPREIEELKRLDRSHTWLFVNSEVYEKWAALEHENIRVRIADVCAEDHEPPCDMPDSLVFVAPDGNLYTCGLVIGNDQYRLGHIMERPLNSVIGDPSLPHFIPKSVPHRENGCAGCPPILAKRMADEANHPSHV, encoded by the coding sequence TTGGAATCGGGAATCACGAAAAATCTTTTTGAACTACCCCGGACCATACGAAAAGAGATTCATAAATGCGCCGCCCATTCGACGGGAGAAGGCGCCGACGAGGCCAGCATTCGTTTTCTCTGGATTAACATCGCCGATCGGACAACGGATTCGCAGTCGGATATTTCCAGCGGCGTCCTCAATGCCGACGACTGGCTCAACGTGATAGACGAGGCGGCGTCGCTGGGGGTATGTTGTATTGTCATCTGCACCGGAGAAGCCCTTCAGGACAATCCCTGCCTTTGGACTATCTGCCATTGGGCGCAACAAATTCATGGGCTGGATGTAGGCATTCATGCGCGTTGCGCCGAGATAGGCCCGCGGGAGATTGAAGAACTCAAACGCTTGGATCGCTCGCATACATGGCTGTTCGTGAACAGCGAGGTGTACGAAAAATGGGCCGCCTTGGAGCATGAGAACATCCGGGTCCGCATTGCGGACGTGTGCGCGGAAGATCACGAACCGCCTTGCGACATGCCCGACAGCCTGGTTTTTGTGGCGCCGGATGGCAATCTGTACACGTGCGGCCTCGTGATCGGCAATGACCAATACCGCCTTGGTCATATTATGGAGCGTCCGTTGAATTCCGTTATTGGCGACCCGTCCCTCCCGCATTTTATTCCAAAATCGGTGCCGCATCGCGAAAACGGTTGTGCCGGATGTCCGCCCATTCTCGCCAAGCGCATGGCCGATGAGGCCAATCACCCTTCGCACGTCTGA
- a CDS encoding FGGY-family carbohydrate kinase has product MSLLGLDVGTTGTKGVAFDLDGRVVASAYREYPLISPRPGWQELDPERVWTCVKAVLAEIARATRHDPIQSMAVSCQGEACHPVDRDGRCLANSLVTFDGRTAHMPAWWLERKSRYELARISGMPLHGMYTINKAMWFRENGPEIFAKTWKFLCYEDFVHLRLGLEPVMSFPLAARTMAFDIHAGDWSDELLGIAGLDRSLFARTAPSGSVVGTIPDSVADAIGLPRGIVVATGGHDQPAGALGAGILDSGEAMYATGTVECICAIFDRFSLTEEALEGNVCCYPSCVSGLYASLGFNFTGGALLKWYRDTLAESERALAEESGRDVYDIICESVPQEPEHLLVLPHFTMTGTPHFDPMGRGAILGLTLNTDKPAIVSAILSGVVYEMKLNLELLQSAGVRIQRLRAIGGGAKSRIWVQRKADIMGIPVAVLEASEAASLGVAMLGGKAAGIVDDLRAMAARVVKIRDVFEPNPKRNAVYEELFSAYRSLYPAIREINWKLAMLEEKA; this is encoded by the coding sequence ATGAGCCTTTTGGGGCTGGATGTCGGAACCACGGGAACCAAGGGCGTCGCGTTCGATCTCGATGGGCGGGTGGTGGCGTCCGCGTATCGGGAATATCCGTTGATATCGCCGAGGCCGGGCTGGCAGGAACTCGATCCCGAACGCGTATGGACGTGCGTGAAGGCCGTTCTGGCGGAAATCGCCCGCGCGACGCGCCACGATCCCATTCAATCCATGGCGGTTTCCTGCCAGGGTGAGGCGTGCCATCCCGTCGACCGCGACGGACGCTGTCTGGCAAACAGCCTGGTCACGTTCGACGGGCGGACGGCCCACATGCCCGCGTGGTGGCTCGAACGCAAATCCCGTTATGAACTGGCCCGGATTTCCGGCATGCCGCTGCACGGCATGTACACCATCAACAAGGCGATGTGGTTCAGGGAGAATGGTCCAGAAATCTTCGCCAAGACATGGAAATTTCTCTGTTACGAGGATTTCGTCCATCTCCGTCTCGGCCTCGAACCCGTAATGAGTTTTCCGCTCGCGGCGCGAACCATGGCCTTCGACATCCACGCCGGCGACTGGTCGGATGAACTGCTGGGCATTGCGGGACTTGACCGTTCGCTGTTTGCGCGCACCGCGCCATCCGGGTCCGTTGTGGGAACGATTCCGGATTCCGTCGCCGATGCGATCGGCTTGCCCCGCGGGATTGTCGTCGCGACCGGCGGTCACGATCAACCCGCCGGCGCCTTGGGGGCGGGCATTCTCGACAGCGGCGAAGCGATGTATGCCACGGGGACGGTCGAGTGTATTTGCGCCATATTCGACCGTTTTTCCCTTACGGAAGAGGCATTGGAAGGCAATGTCTGCTGTTATCCCAGTTGTGTGTCGGGTCTTTACGCGAGCCTGGGTTTCAATTTTACCGGCGGCGCGCTTTTGAAGTGGTATCGCGACACCTTGGCGGAATCCGAACGGGCCCTTGCGGAAGAATCCGGCCGGGATGTTTACGACATCATTTGCGAATCCGTTCCGCAAGAACCGGAGCATCTCCTTGTCCTGCCTCATTTTACGATGACCGGCACCCCGCACTTTGACCCCATGGGACGCGGCGCCATTCTGGGGTTGACCCTCAACACCGACAAACCGGCAATCGTGAGCGCGATCCTCTCCGGCGTGGTCTATGAAATGAAATTGAATTTGGAATTGTTACAATCAGCAGGCGTGAGGATTCAACGGCTTCGCGCCATTGGTGGAGGCGCGAAAAGCCGTATTTGGGTGCAGCGCAAGGCGGATATCATGGGAATTCCGGTGGCGGTGTTGGAAGCGTCGGAAGCCGCATCGCTGGGCGTGGCGATGTTGGGTGGGAAAGCCGCAGGAATTGTGGATGACTTGCGCGCCATGGCGGCGCGGGTGGTGAAGATTCGTGATGTATTTGAACCCAATCCGAAGCGAAATGCCGTGTATGAAGAACTTTTTTCGGCCTACCGGTCGTTGTACCCGGCCATTCGAGAAATCAACTGGAAACTGGCCATGTTGGAAGAGAAGGCGTAA
- a CDS encoding D-glycerate dehydrogenase, whose translation MPRVFVTRPIPDAGLKLLHEAFGGDVVVSQDDRPISREALLEGVRGVHGVLSILTDAMDEEVFEAAGPQLKVVANYAVGYNNVDIAAATRRGIVVTNTPGVLTETTADMTWALMMAAARRVTESERYLRAGEWKSWGPQLFLGVDIHGQTLGLFGMGRIGQAMARRARGFDMRVIYHDAVRLPADRENELNAALVEKQTLLAESDFISIHCPLLPETTHAFGAAEFARMKPTAVLVNTARGPIVDEAALAEALSSRRIFAAGLDVYEREPEIHPALLACPNAVLVPHLGSATRTTRARMAEMAAANLIAALSGRDVPNCVNPEVLEIFPKGS comes from the coding sequence ATGCCGCGTGTTTTCGTTACGCGCCCGATACCGGATGCAGGCTTGAAACTGTTGCATGAAGCCTTTGGCGGCGACGTCGTTGTGTCGCAAGATGATCGCCCGATATCGCGTGAGGCCCTCTTGGAGGGCGTGCGGGGCGTCCATGGAGTGTTGTCTATCCTGACGGATGCGATGGACGAGGAGGTCTTCGAGGCTGCCGGGCCGCAACTGAAGGTCGTCGCGAATTACGCCGTCGGCTACAACAACGTGGATATCGCCGCCGCCACGCGGCGCGGCATCGTGGTCACGAACACGCCGGGCGTATTGACCGAAACGACGGCGGACATGACGTGGGCGCTGATGATGGCCGCGGCGCGGCGCGTGACGGAATCGGAACGTTATCTTCGCGCGGGGGAATGGAAATCGTGGGGGCCGCAACTGTTCCTCGGCGTGGACATTCACGGACAAACCCTCGGCCTTTTCGGCATGGGCCGCATCGGCCAAGCCATGGCGCGGCGGGCGCGGGGATTCGATATGCGCGTCATCTACCATGACGCAGTCCGGCTTCCGGCGGATCGGGAAAACGAATTGAATGCCGCCCTTGTGGAGAAGCAGACGCTTTTGGCCGAATCGGATTTTATTTCGATCCATTGCCCGTTGCTGCCGGAAACGACGCATGCCTTCGGCGCGGCGGAGTTCGCGCGCATGAAGCCGACGGCCGTTTTGGTCAATACCGCCCGCGGACCGATCGTGGACGAGGCCGCCTTGGCCGAAGCCTTGTCCTCGAGGCGCATTTTTGCCGCCGGACTCGACGTGTACGAGCGCGAGCCTGAAATACATCCCGCATTGCTGGCTTGTCCAAACGCGGTCTTGGTTCCGCATCTCGGCAGCGCCACGCGGACCACGCGCGCGCGCATGGCGGAAATGGCCGCCGCCAATCTCATCGCGGCGCTGTCGGGCCGCGACGTGCCGAACTGCGTCAATCCGGAAGTGCTTGAAATTTTCCCGAAGGGAAGTTGA